The proteins below come from a single Argentina anserina chromosome 1, drPotAnse1.1, whole genome shotgun sequence genomic window:
- the LOC126786686 gene encoding uncharacterized protein LOC126786686 yields MSVLCGAECVMLLGCTRWLWRRCTHVGSDDSDTWTLATAGEFDPVPRLCRLVLAVYEPDLRNPVLIPKGGHRLNPDCIVKRVTYEQTLGHAPPYLIYVDHDHRHIVLAVRGLNLVRESDYKLLLDNKLGMQMFDGGYVHHGLLKSAVWLLNEEGETLKRLWLENGADYDMVFVGHSLGSGVAALLTVIVVNHRDRLGGIPRSKVRCYALAPARCMSLNLAVKYADVIHSVVLQDDFLPRTATPLEDIFKSIFCLPCLLFLVCLRDTFIPEGRKLRDPRRLYAPGRMYHIVERKFCRCGRYPPEVRTAIPVDGRFEHIVLSCNATSDHAIIWIEREARKALERMRESSSETITTAPKIQKLERMQTFEKEHKDALERAVSLNVPYAVTASEVASEDQRPDEAPQSEAEDVSDTKSKSTSGRTNWDLVVQKLFKKTESGDIQLNRESNALK; encoded by the exons ATGTCCGTTCTCTGCGGCGCCGAGTGCGTCATGCTGCTGGGCTGCACGCGCTGGCTCTGGCGCCGCTGCACCCACGTCGGCTCCGACGACAGCGACACCTGGACCCTCGCCACCGCCGGCGAGTTCGACCCCGTCCCCCGCCTCTGCCGCCTCGTCCTCGCCGTCTACGAGCCCGATCTCCGCAACCCCGTCCTCATCCCCAAAGGCGGCCACCGCCTCAACCCCGACTGCATCGTCAAGCGCGTCACCTACGAGCAGACCCTCGGCCACGCGCCGCCCTACCTCATCTACGTCGACCACGACCACCGCCACATCGTCCTCGCCGTCCGCGGCCTCAACCTCGTCAGGGAGAGCGACTACAAGCTGCTCCTCGACAACAAGCTCGGAATGCAGATGTTCGACGGCGGCTACGTCCACCACGGCCTCCTCAAGTCCGCCGTTTGGCTTCTCAATGAGGAAGGCGAGACTCTCAAGCGCCTCTGGCTTGAGAATGGCGCTGATTACGACATGGTCTTCGTCGGCCACTCTTTGGGCTCCGGCGTTGCCGCGTTGCTGACTGTCATTGTGGTCAATCACCGGGACCGCCTCGGCGGCATCCCCCGGAGTAAGGTTCGATGCTATGCTCTTGCTCCGGCGAGGTGTATGTCCTTGAATTTGGCTGTCAAGTACGCCGATGTCATACACTCTGTGGTGCTGCAG GACGATTTCTTGCCGAGAACTGCTACTCCCTTGGAAGACATATTCAAGTCAATCTTCTG CTTGCCGTGcttgttgtttttggtgtgtTTGAGAGATACATTCATACCGGAAGGTAGGAAGCTTAGAGATCCCAGGAGGCTTTATGCACCCGGTAGAATGTATCATATTGTAGAGCGCAAATTTTGCAG ATGTGGGAGGTATCCTCCAGAGGTCAGAACTGCCATTCCTGTTGATGGGAGATTTGAACATATCGTCTTGTCATGTAATGCTACATCAGATCATGCGATTATCTGGATAGAACGGGAAGCACGGAAGGCTCTAGAA AGAATGAGGGAGAGTAGTTCTGAGACCATAACAACTGCTCCAAAGATACAAAAACTAGAGAGGATGCAGACGTTTGAAAAGGAACACAAAGATGCATTGGAGAGAGCTGTTAGTTTAAATGTGCCTTATGCTGTAACAGCTTCTGAGGTAGCCTCCGAGGATCAAAGACCAGATGAGGCTCCGCAGAGTGAGGCTGAAGATGTGTCGGACACAAAGTCAAAGTCCACAAGCGGAAGGACTAACTGGGATCTTGTGGTTCAAAAGCTATTTAAGAAAACCGAGTCTGGAGATATACAGCTAAATAGGGAATCAAATGCCCTGAAATAG
- the LOC126786796 gene encoding universal stress protein A-like protein, with translation MGKARTVGIGMDYSATSISALRWTVDNLIEEGDRIILIHVEQPKATRKQLFEDTGSPLIPLEEFQDSKQYGLAYDSEVRDILDAVSRTKGAKVVAKVYWGDPREKLCDAVQDLKLDLLVVGSRGLGLLKRVLLGSVSNYVVTNASCPVTVVKGASSTSSSKP, from the exons ATGGGAAAGGCACGCACAGTTGGTATAGGCATGGATTATTCTGCAACGAGCATATCAGCTCTACGATGGACGGTCGATAATCTGATTGAAGAAGGAGATCGCATCATATTGATCCATGTTGAACAACCCAAAGCTACCAGAAAGCAACTGTTCGAAGATACGGGATCAC CTTTGATTCCTCTGGAAGAGTTCCAAGACTCAAAGCAGTATGGACTTGCTTATGACTCGGAGGTTCGCGATATTCTTGATGCTGTGTCAAGAACTAAAGGG GCCAAAGTTGTGGCGAAAGTATACTGGGGGGATCCAAGAGAGAAGCTGTGTGATGCTGTGCAAGATCTGAAGCTTGATTTACTTGTTGTTGGAAGCAGAGGATTAGGCCTTCTGAAAAG GGTGTTGCTCGGTAGCGTGAGTAACTATGTGGTGACTAATGCTTCATGTCCAGTCACAGTCGTGAAGGGTGCATCATCGACTTCATCTTCCAAACCATAA
- the LOC126786814 gene encoding microtubule-destabilizing protein 60, translating to MEKANTKASPKSVKSTSPSHSAVSSWSSNSGVMASYQSKSPTRENTKPQDVKLHTQERATKRAMFNYTVAAKLSILEQRRKQEEMLHKMIEEEEIRLLRKEMIPRAQLMPYFDRPFIPQRSSRPLTIPKEPSFRMMSNKCFSNISGTPVYSFQQTT from the exons ATGGAGAAAGCAAACACCAAGGCTAGTCCTAAG TCTGTGAAGAGTACTAGTCCTTCACACTCTGCTGTGAGTTCTTGGAGCTCAAATTCTGGAGTAATG GCTTCGTATCAGAGCAAGTCTCCTACGAGAGAAAATACCAAGCCGCAAGATGTTAAACTTCACACTCAAGAAAGGGCAACAAAACGGGCAATGTTCAACTACACA GTTGCAGCAAAGCTGAGCATCTTGGAGCAGCGGAGAAAGCAAGAGGAGATGTTGCATAAG atgatagaagaagaagagattcGCTTGCTAAGAAAGGAGATGATTCCAAGGGCTCAACTGATGCCGTATTTTGATAGACCTTTCATTCCTCAGAG ATCAAGCAGGCCTTTGACAATTCCTAAAGAACCAAGCTTTCGCATGATGAGCAACAAGTGCTTCAGTAATATATCTGGTACCCCAGTCTACAGTTTCCAACAGACTACTTAA